Genomic DNA from Coffea arabica cultivar ET-39 chromosome 7e, Coffea Arabica ET-39 HiFi, whole genome shotgun sequence:
AACGTACCTACTCCTCCATCTAACAAATTGATTATGCTTGAACGCTTCAAACGGCCTCTTCCGATACCGAAGGGAAAACAAATTCATTATTCGAAAGGTCAGTCAAACGAGATCAGAGGCAAATTTAGAAGCCATATTGCGAAACAGTTAGTCCGGATAAGTACGAAATGGAATTTTATCGTgtctagagaaaaaaaaaataaaatgtataATCAAGCTTGTCGAAATTAAAAAATCTTTTAGATGCGTAAttggaattttcttttctttcattttctcaacGCTTCaagagaaatagaaaataaatttaatcAAGAATTTTCTTTTGGGTTCGGTAATACTATACTATAGTACTGCCTCTGTCCTATTTTCAGTGTTCTGATGGAAGGCCAGGGAGACTTTTCTCCCGGACCATATCCTCAAAAGCCAAAAGAGTAGCAGTACAATTTATTTAATACGTCATTTTTTAGACAATGCTAATCTTTACAAGCTGGACTAATTTACAACCAATATAATAAAAATCACACAACCCGTTTGAACGGAATAACAAGGCAACTTGTGAAATCCAAGTGCAAATTCTCCGAGTATAGTTTCATGCAacatcaattcttttttttcatgcATAACCCGATCGAGCACAAAATTTTCCTAGTATAGTCTCATGTAACATTTGTTGATAGCATGTGATGATAAAACTGTGTCAGGGACTATTGAACGCGACGGCAGACGGAGTAATTCAGCTGCTAACGGATGAGGCCGAGGGTGTAAAGTTCAGACTAACGGACGGAGTAGATGTTGCAGAGGATGGCATTGTCTATTTTACGGATGCTTCGTACAAGTACAGCTACTGGGAGTTTGCTTGGGACTATTTTGAGGGCAGACCTTTTGGAAGATTATTGAGTTATGATCCTTCAACTAAGGAGACTAAAGTCCTCGTCCGGGATCTGTACTTTGCTAATGGGGTTGCTGTCTCTCCAGATCAGAAATTCGTTATTTTCTGTGAATCCCCCATGTGAGTAcactatttcttttttcttcttttttttttccagtatttctttcttgaaatttggGACCTCAAACAATGAACGTTGTAAAGCTGTCCCCTTACTATTGCACAACGTTCTTTACCaacgtttttttttgttttttttgggggggggggggggggtggctATGAACTTTTTGCACATCTTGGAAAAAATTATGATCGTTcatttatagaaaaaaaaaaaaagaggtgcaTGAATATTGGCTTCAATGAGAAATCTTCAATAATTGACATCGATAATTGACATCGTGGATCGAGGAGTACTGACCTGATATTGGGGATTAAAGCTGAAGCATCTAAACAAGAGGTGTCTTTcctcatttaaaaaaaaaaaaaagaaaaagaaaaagagtaaaGGTCCAGTTTTGGAATATTAAGAAATGCCCAGGCAAGACTTCAGATATAGGATAGCCTACATATGTTCTTACGGATGTGGTAATTTAGAACTATTATTGACTTCTGTAGTTCTTCTAAAGCTATTGAACTGCTATGTCAAAAATTCAGCTCTCTTATTGGCTTCTATTAGTTGATTTAAATGCATTCATCTGTAGGGCAAGGTGCAAGAAATATTATATCAATGGTGAAAGAAAAGGATCAGTGCACATATTTGTGGAAAATCTGCCTGGAATGCCAGACAATATTCGATATGATGGACAAGGGCATTACTGGATTGCATTACCCACGGTAATGAATTATACCAAAACCTAAAGAATCTCTTTCTTAATAAGCTCATGCTTATTGGTGATTATTTTTTCGTTTATTTTTATGTGCATTTTGCACCAACAGGAAATCACGTATGCATGGGATCTGGCACAGAGATATCCCTTCATCCGAAAGATCATGGCCATTATGGATCGGCACGTAGGGCGACCACATGTGGAGAAAAATGGAGGGGGTTTGGCAGTTGATTTGGATGGAAAACCTGCAGCCCATTACTATGAACGTGATTTATCACTCATTACAGGGGTTAATAAGATTGGAGATCATATATACCTTGGTTCGATTGATAAACCCTACATCATCCGTCTCAACATCAAGCAATATCCTGCAGTCAGTGATACTGAATATATGAGAAGCCTCATCCTGGATTCTACTGATGAAACACTTTAGCTGCCTTACCCGTACGTGAATAAGGCTACCCCTTCACGAGAAGTTCCGTCATAGATCGGGTTGCGCCGTGAGACAAATATGTGGATCATTGACTCTAATAACCAGTCTCTAACATTTGTCTCACATTGCAGAATGGGGCAGGCACAATTGACCTAAGATACAATTGATGCAGTTGTTATATTCTTTTCATGATTTGGTACaattttattgtattttatAATTTGATGTACACTTATAAATTTTTGTTGTATTTTATAATTTGGTGTAAACTCATATCACTTTTGTTACACATCATAAAATATAACAAATTTGTACGAGTATACACCAAATTATGTAAAAAGTATAATAATCATACCAATCGTACAAGGCCAATCGTAACTACCCTAAACCCCTTACGGTGTATTTTACGCCTTGTTTATAACATAAAAAACCCTCTTCACAAGTAAGACTGCAGCTGcactattattttgtttttaagaCTAGCTACAAAGAAGCTGTTGGAATGACTACTCTAGTGGAAGATATTCATCAATTAAGGGGTTCTTTCAAGTGTGCTGCTTTTGTCTAGTTAGTAGTGATAAGAATCATATAAGCTCTAAAATAAGCTCTTTTGCTCTAAACATCACACTAGATGAGGAAATCATAATTCTTCAGATCATGTACGCTAACTGTAAAGCCATCTCGAGTACTCTTTGCTCCTAATTgtacagtttttgacatcaataTATTCACATATCGTTTccggaaaagaaaaatacaaagaagCTGTTGGAGCTTTATTTTCAACGGAGTCAATGCTCAAAGTTACAATTGAGTTTGAAAAGCTAGGGCAATGTCCTTGAATAGTCACAGCTTGCTAGCCGAGAGAATGAAATTAATCCAACACTCTCAAACCGAATAAGATCACCATAGGTTACTAATTGTGTTAAAGTTTTGATTCACTTTCTCTCTGTAAATGTCTCCTGATGTTGTTACTATGAAGAGATTACAAAAGGATGCAAattccttaattttttttcaatctaGCAGGCCTGTTGCTTCATTTTTCCAAGCATACATACGTACGTAACATGTGTAAAGTTTTTCCGCATATTATAAAGACGTGAAAATAAGTTATCCAGTTCTCTCAGAAAAAGAATAttgaattaaaccaatttcacCCATTCTTTTATCAGGTACGTACTAAAGAGACAATTACTGGCTTTCAGTCTCCTGCTAATGAACAAAGTAATACACACCCTTAACTTTCAATATAGAAATTATATTCAGCTTCAACAAAACCTCGATTTGCTTTAGATACATAAATTGCTACATACCCACATGAATTGCCATTAACACTCGTTATCCTCAATTTCATTAAATGCTCCCAATAGGTAAGCCCAAATTTAAGAACTCGAAATATAACTCCACATTGGAGTTTAGGTGCCAAAACTTTCGATCCCATCCTTTTCCAAAGAATTCATTTACCCAATACCAAAAGCCTTCCGCGTGAAGAGTCCAAACCCACAAAAAATGAGCAGACAGGCCTAGCACTATGGGTGGCTGGCAAGGCGAAAAATGGGTGGCTGCGGCCCAGCACTATCCACACGACTATTCCTTACATCCGCTAATCTGAGCTGGgcatatttttttcaaataagttacatcatccatccttttttttttttttttttttacacgaTAGATTTCCTATTCTACTCATATTCCTATTCTATACCAAGGAGAGGGGGTGAATTTAAATGAACCAAAGGATAACTCAAAATAGACTAAACTACCATTGAACCAAACAGATACTTtcagaaaattctggaaatAATACAAGTCAAGATAGTTGATCAACTACTCTGAAGGTAGATGGTTTACATCATCCATCTAGAATGGCCATATCTTAACTAGCAATTCCAATTGGCAGCAGTCTTACTGAATGCTAATCAACACTTTGTGGGTGATGTATTTCGGtgtgtgatatatatatataagctaCTATTGCCTAGCTAAATAGACTGAAAACAAGAATAACTGTTTTTAAAGCAATATTCATCAGACTTCTGCAAAAAACGGACGAACCATGTCCGAGTCTGCCGTATCATCATCAACTGAGACTTCCATTGATACGACTACGAGAAGAAAAAGCTTATGTTCATTTGCAAATTTGCTCGTGATATCATTGGTTTTGCCAGTTGTTCTAGCAGTCGTCGTCTACCAAGTCGACCCCTTCAATCCTGCTCCTTACCCGGCCCACGAATTAACTCAGAAAAAGCCCCTCGCGGTGCCTAAACGAAACGCTCAAGTGCTTAAAGGAGCTGAGAAGATTGGAGTTGGAGAATTGTTGGGACCAGAAGACATAGCTTATGACCCCAAGTCAGGTAAACTGTACACTGGTTGTGCTGATGGCTGGATCAAGCGAGTCACGGTGAGCGAGTCAGCTGCAGACTCGGTCGTCGAGAATTGGTTAAACACTGGCGGCCGGCCTCTTGGACTGGTCCTTGGACTTCATGGTGAACTTATCATAGCTGATGCTGATAAGGTTAGAAATATTCtagtaaaataataatattcaggcttcctttttttttcgccTTTAATAATTCTAAAGATATATGTGAtcgttgattttttttttttatcattaaattttGCTAGACTAATTATTCATATTTCATGCATGATTGTATCCACTTCTAACTGTTTGGATTAGATGTGGGTTAGGACTAAGACAAGTTCAGTTCAAACAAGTTCCATTACTTTAACTTTAGaagcaaattttcttttctatctataataataataatttgattgGGCCACCATATTTGACTATATATGTTCCTCAATCATTGGCCAAATTAAACCATAACTTCGATTAAGCTatgtgtgatttttttttttttagcaaactACACGTAAATTTAAGTTTGTACGGTTTTCTCTTACGTCTTCTTGAAAAACGAAATATACACACAGTCATTTGTTTGAGAACAAACTACATATTGCTAACAGGGATTGTTGAACGCCACAGAAAATGGAGAAATTCAATTGCTGACGGATGAGGCTGATGGTACAAAGTTTAAACTAACGGATGGGGTAGATATTTCAGAGGATGGAACTATCTATTTTACAGATGCTTCGTCCAAGTACAGCATCTCTGAGGTTGCTAGGGATTCTCTTGAAGGTAGACCTTATGGTAGATTCTTGAGCTATAATCCATCAACTAAAGTGACTCAAGTGCTGGTGCGAGATCTGTATTTTGCTAATGGAGTAGCCGTTTCACCGGATCAAGattttgttatattttgtgAAACACGAATGTAAGTACGTTATATTTTGTgaacaacattttttttttattattgtgaaGTATATATCCTTTTTGCAACCAAGTAAATTGAATAAGATATGTGTGTGTTCTTGCTTTAGCGGTGATTGGAGAAAATTTCTACATTTTTCATAGTTGTTTTAACTGAATGCAAATTATAGGAGAAGGTGTAAAAGATATTACTTAAAGGGTGAAAGAAAAGGATCAGTGGATACATTTGTTGACAATTTGCCTGGGAGGCCCGACAACATCCGGTACGATGGAGAAGGCCAATATTGGATTGCTTTAACCATGGTAAAAGCGTACGCAAGCACTATTATAATTGCTTGTACTGATTGAGCTTTTACTTATTTTTCATATAGCTATTTAGCTGGTGCATTAGATCAAGAGTTAAATAGAACCTTTACTGTCTTCTTGGTGGACTAATTACAGGAAGTTACATATGCTTTGGAGCTTGTACAAAGGCACGCCTTCATCCGGAAGATCATGGCAATTGCCGGAAAGTATTTAGACCGACCACCACGACTATTGCAGAAAAATGGAGGGGCTTTCGCTGTTGATTTGGAAGGAAAACCTACGGCTCGATACTATGATCATGATCTAGCACTTGTTACAGGTGTTGTTAAAATCGAAAACTATATATACTTTGGTTTTATCATAAAACCCTACCTCATTCGTCTTAATATGGAGCAAAATCCAGCAGTCATTCCCTGAATGATGAGTGAGTTTCCAGCTGTAGGTTTTGCTATAGCCCGAAAAAGGTCGTATATCTCGGTCATATTTCGTTCGTTGTTAATGTACTCTGAGCTATGGCATTGGGGTTTAGGTTGTAAAGTTGTATCCTTTACTTAGAATTGATGAAATTAGTGCATTGATTTGAAACTAGTAGCTAGTTCCATTCCACAATTATGTCTCTAATCGAAagcaaaaacaaataaatcattttTAAACTATAGACAATAGCAACATTCCTGTCAAGTaaaatatgaatgcaaaaatagCTTATCAACCTAAATATAATTATCAACCTAGCTTATCTCCCGAGGCGACGTTCCTCCAATGGTGCCTTGTCTTGTTAGGCACTATCGTCTGCCTCGCATGGTTCTTATTATGCCTTTGAGATTGGTCTCCGCCTTCTGCACCTCCGCCCTTAAGTTGTCAACTTGAGCTCTTAACGTTGTATTTTCGTTCGTTTCCCCATCATACGAGGCCTTTATGTCAGCAAGTTGCTTTGACAGGGACAAATTTTGCTCCCTCAATTCAGAAAATTGTGTTTCAAGCACAGTATATCCTTTTGCTTCTTTCTTGCTCTCGATCGCCTAGCTGCTGCTGTATTAGAATCCTTTCTTCTCTTAAGCTT
This window encodes:
- the LOC113701484 gene encoding protein STRICTOSIDINE SYNTHASE-LIKE 7 is translated as MAESTRIPSPSSSGGTSGERTKRSRWPLACLVSVLPVVVGVLVYQLDTFDPAPYPAHELTQKKPLIVPKSNPHMLKGAENIGVGKLLGPEDIAYDPKSGVIYTGCEDGWIKRVTVNDSAADSVVADWINTGGRPLGVVCGHHGEVIVADADKGLLNATADGVIQLLTDEAEGVKFRLTDGVDVAEDGIVYFTDASYKYSYWEFAWDYFEGRPFGRLLSYDPSTKETKVLVRDLYFANGVAVSPDQKFVIFCESPMARCKKYYINGERKGSVHIFVENLPGMPDNIRYDGQGHYWIALPTEITYAWDLAQRYPFIRKIMAIMDRHVGRPHVEKNGGGLAVDLDGKPAAHYYERDLSLITGVNKIGDHIYLGSIDKPYIIRLNIKQYPAVSDTEYMRSLILDSTDETL
- the LOC113701553 gene encoding protein STRICTOSIDINE SYNTHASE-LIKE 4-like isoform X2, which codes for MSESAVSSSTETSIDTTTRRKSLCSFANLLVISLVLPVVLAVVVYQVDPFNPAPYPAHELTQKKPLAVPKRNAQVLKGAEKIGVGELLGPEDIAYDPKSGKLYTGCADGWIKRVTVSESAADSVVENWLNTGGRPLGLVLGLHGELIIADADKGLLNATENGEIQLLTDEADGTKFKLTDGVDISEDGTIYFTDASSKYSISEVARDSLEGRPYGRFLSYNPSTKVTQVLVRDLYFANGVAVSPDQDFVIFCETRMRRCKRYYLKGERKGSVDTFVDNLPGRPDNIRYDGEGQYWIALTMEVTYALELVQRHAFIRKIMAIAGKYLDRPPRLLQKNGGAFAVDLEGKPTARYYDHDLALVTGKSYEEDDTRNDGDV
- the LOC113701553 gene encoding protein STRICTOSIDINE SYNTHASE-LIKE 4-like isoform X1 — translated: MSESAVSSSTETSIDTTTRRKSLCSFANLLVISLVLPVVLAVVVYQVDPFNPAPYPAHELTQKKPLAVPKRNAQVLKGAEKIGVGELLGPEDIAYDPKSGKLYTGCADGWIKRVTVSESAADSVVENWLNTGGRPLGLVLGLHGELIIADADKGLLNATENGEIQLLTDEADGTKFKLTDGVDISEDGTIYFTDASSKYSISEVARDSLEGRPYGRFLSYNPSTKVTQVLVRDLYFANGVAVSPDQDFVIFCETRMRRCKRYYLKGERKGSVDTFVDNLPGRPDNIRYDGEGQYWIALTMEVTYALELVQRHAFIRKIMAIAGKYLDRPPRLLQKNGGAFAVDLEGKPTARYYDHDLALVTGVVKIENYIYFGFIIKPYLIRLNMEQNPAVIP